A single window of Acidimicrobiales bacterium DNA harbors:
- the pafB gene encoding protein PafB, with product MAASTRLERIVNLIAILSGTSRPLSFADIRAELQPPYPEGEAGHKAFLRDKQLLRELGCDLVIEDEHGVTPRYQIVNPQKTLASIRFTDEELFALGFALHATGLLDSVSDDIAEKVLGQDPEPGQLAFPAPRQLNELWKVVNRSKVVSFVYGPDSSQRTVEHPTLLMKGGRWYLRGHCRERNDRRTFRVDRIHPGTVQALMDESPTSPPDDAEDFSIDPLLFPMSEPVRVTVAVQDPQLWRMKRRLRGRASFSTSRDGWTEATFETRNPRAVYSLVLEFGTRARIVAPEELRQGFIRHLRDTVEYARGAS from the coding sequence GTGGCAGCGTCGACGAGGCTCGAGCGGATCGTAAACCTGATCGCGATTCTCTCTGGAACCAGTAGGCCACTCAGCTTCGCGGACATTCGCGCCGAGCTTCAACCTCCGTACCCCGAAGGTGAGGCCGGGCACAAGGCTTTCCTGAGAGACAAGCAACTACTCAGGGAACTCGGTTGCGACCTGGTGATCGAGGACGAACACGGCGTCACGCCCCGCTATCAGATCGTCAACCCTCAGAAGACACTCGCGTCCATCCGATTCACCGACGAGGAGCTGTTCGCTCTCGGCTTCGCCCTACACGCGACGGGCCTGCTCGACAGCGTCTCAGACGACATAGCGGAAAAGGTCTTGGGACAGGATCCAGAACCAGGTCAATTGGCTTTTCCGGCTCCCCGTCAGCTGAACGAACTATGGAAGGTCGTGAACCGGAGCAAGGTCGTCTCGTTCGTCTACGGCCCGGACTCTTCTCAGCGGACGGTGGAGCATCCGACACTCCTGATGAAGGGCGGACGGTGGTACCTTCGTGGACACTGCCGTGAGAGAAACGATCGCCGCACGTTTCGCGTCGACAGGATCCACCCGGGTACGGTCCAGGCTCTGATGGACGAATCGCCGACGTCACCCCCGGACGACGCCGAAGACTTCTCGATAGACCCCCTCCTGTTCCCGATGTCGGAGCCGGTTCGCGTGACCGTGGCCGTGCAAGACCCCCAACTGTGGAGGATGAAACGACGCCTCAGGGGACGCGCGTCATTCTCTACCTCGCGAGACGGATGGACTGAGGCGACCTTCGAGACCAGAAACCCTCGGGCCGTTTATTCACTCGTGCTCGAGTTCGGAACTCGAGCACGCATCGTGGCGCCCGAGGAACTCCGGCAAGGCTTCATCAGACACCTGCGGGACACCGTGGAATATGCGAGGGGAGCGAGCTGA
- a CDS encoding carboxylesterase produces the protein MEPIAQTTSGRLRGRERRGLLLFAGIPYAAAPVGEGRFRPPRPHEGWVGVRDATRFGKVAPQQRGALGGLLDGGEPDWDEDCLFLNVLTPALDDARRPVMVWIHGGGFVSGSGSVPWYDGTNLAGRGDVVVVTINYRLGAFGFLELSHHEPSFEGSGNCGLLDQVAALEWVRDNIASFGGDPARITVFGESAGAMSIGALMGMPAAKGLFAQAILQSGAAHNVAPREAAQETTDLLLEQFGTRDVGVLVDARPEELLRAQGRLAEMMATGRIPRRAGSAMGLPFGPVIDGSVLPEPPIRAIAAGSAAEVRTIVGTNRDEFRLFTLTRDQAVDMERLGRRLRRLFSHGERLLDAYRALFPHADAGDLWNLLMTDGIFRIPAIRLCEAQCSQGAVWLYRFDWATPVLGGRLGSCHALEIPFVFDNLDKAGVALFCGDDPPRVLAREMSQAWLDFANGRTQLQVAGSTWREYDLDVRHCAVFDRTCRHESDPDSEIRAIWEGIL, from the coding sequence GTGGAGCCGATCGCACAGACCACTTCGGGAAGGCTTCGTGGGCGTGAGCGGAGAGGTTTGCTGCTCTTCGCGGGGATCCCGTACGCGGCGGCACCCGTCGGTGAGGGGAGGTTCCGGCCTCCGAGGCCGCACGAAGGCTGGGTTGGGGTGAGGGACGCGACCCGGTTCGGAAAGGTCGCACCACAGCAGAGGGGAGCTCTCGGCGGGCTGCTGGACGGCGGCGAGCCGGACTGGGACGAGGACTGCCTGTTCTTGAACGTGCTCACACCGGCGCTCGACGACGCTCGGAGGCCGGTGATGGTGTGGATCCACGGAGGAGGCTTCGTCTCGGGCTCCGGATCGGTCCCTTGGTACGACGGCACGAACCTCGCGGGGAGGGGTGACGTGGTGGTGGTCACCATCAACTACCGGCTCGGCGCGTTCGGTTTCCTAGAGCTCTCACATCACGAGCCCTCGTTCGAGGGTTCCGGCAACTGCGGGCTGCTCGACCAGGTGGCAGCGTTGGAGTGGGTCAGGGACAACATCGCATCCTTCGGCGGAGACCCCGCGAGGATCACGGTCTTCGGAGAGTCCGCGGGTGCCATGAGCATCGGAGCCCTGATGGGGATGCCTGCTGCGAAGGGCCTCTTCGCGCAGGCGATTCTGCAGAGCGGCGCGGCGCACAACGTCGCACCCCGAGAGGCGGCGCAGGAGACGACCGACCTGCTTCTCGAACAGTTCGGAACCCGGGACGTGGGGGTGCTCGTCGACGCCCGGCCCGAAGAGCTCCTGCGAGCCCAGGGGCGTCTCGCCGAGATGATGGCCACGGGTCGGATCCCGCGTCGGGCGGGATCGGCGATGGGTCTTCCTTTCGGACCGGTGATCGACGGGTCCGTCCTACCCGAACCGCCGATCCGGGCGATCGCCGCGGGTTCCGCCGCCGAGGTGAGGACGATCGTGGGTACGAACCGGGACGAGTTCCGCCTGTTCACCCTCACCCGTGACCAGGCCGTGGACATGGAGAGACTCGGGAGGAGGCTGAGACGGCTGTTCTCGCACGGCGAGAGACTTCTCGACGCCTACAGAGCCTTGTTCCCCCACGCCGACGCGGGAGACCTCTGGAACCTGTTGATGACCGACGGGATCTTCAGGATCCCGGCCATCCGCCTCTGCGAGGCGCAGTGCTCACAAGGAGCCGTCTGGTTGTATCGCTTCGACTGGGCGACCCCCGTGCTGGGAGGAAGGCTCGGGTCCTGCCACGCTCTCGAGATCCCCTTCGTGTTCGACAACCTCGACAAAGCTGGGGTCGCACTGTTTTGCGGGGACGACCCACCTCGCGTGCTCGCCCGTGAGATGTCGCAGGCTTGGCTCGACTTCGCGAACGGGAGGACACAGCTGCAGGTTGCAGGAAGTACCTGGAGGGAGTACGACCTCGACGTCCGACACTGCGCCGTGTTCGACCGGACCTGCCGACACGAGTCGGATCCAGACTCCGAGATCAGGGCGATCTGGGAGGGGATCCTCTAG
- a CDS encoding putative transcriptional regulatory protein PrrA — MLLVDDDDSILRALTRGLGLEGFRTEAVSTGLQACMKVMSDEPDVIVLDLGLPDIDGVEVVRRLRVDGFDIPICVLSARDEIADRVAALEAGADDYLVKPFSLAELAARLRALLRRVGRPREGVLRAGDIVVEPERRTARRGDRPLELTRREFDLLETFVRNKDIVLTREKLLEEVWGYDFEVDSNVVDVFVSYLRRKLEQGGEPRVIETVRGVGFRLRTDSR; from the coding sequence GTGCTACTCGTCGACGACGACGACTCGATCCTGCGCGCCCTGACGCGGGGACTCGGCCTGGAAGGATTCCGGACCGAGGCGGTGTCCACCGGTCTGCAGGCGTGCATGAAGGTGATGTCCGACGAGCCGGACGTGATCGTCCTGGACCTGGGCCTGCCGGATATAGACGGAGTAGAAGTCGTACGAAGGCTTCGCGTCGACGGCTTCGACATCCCCATCTGCGTCTTGTCTGCACGAGACGAGATCGCCGACCGAGTGGCGGCTCTGGAAGCCGGTGCGGACGACTATCTGGTGAAGCCGTTCTCTCTCGCCGAGCTCGCGGCCCGGCTCAGAGCTCTTCTTCGCAGGGTCGGCCGGCCTCGTGAGGGCGTCTTGCGGGCCGGGGACATCGTGGTCGAACCCGAGCGAAGGACTGCCAGACGTGGCGACCGACCACTGGAGCTGACTCGCCGAGAGTTCGACCTCCTCGAGACGTTCGTCCGAAACAAGGACATCGTCCTCACCCGGGAGAAGCTCTTGGAGGAGGTCTGGGGCTACGACTTCGAGGTGGACAGCAACGTCGTCGACGTGTTCGTCAGCTACCTCCGCCGCAAGCTGGAGCAGGGCGGCGAGCCCAGAGTCATCGAGACCGTGCGAGGGGTCGGCTTCCGCCTCAGGACGGATTCGCGTTGA